In a genomic window of Pseudomonas putida:
- the thiC gene encoding phosphomethylpyrimidine synthase ThiC, which produces MTTKAKIATNLSDSAKVDQQSVQPFTRSKKIYVQGSRPDILVPMREISLDVTPTDFGGEVNAPVTVYDTSGPYTDPNVIIDVRKGLADVRSPWIEARGDTERLSGLSSNFGQERLADPELTKLRFAHVNNPRRAKAGANVTQMHYARQGIITAEMEYVAIRENMKLEVARAAGLLDQQHAGHSFGASVPKIITPEFVRDEIARGRAIIPANINHTELEPMIIGRNFLVKINGNIGNSALGSSIEEEVAKLTWGIRWGSDTVMDLSTGKHIHETREWIIRNSPVPIGTVPIYQALEKVNGVAEDLTWELFRDTLIEQAEQGVDYFTIHAGVLLRYVPMTAKRVTGIVSRGGSIMAKWCLAHHKENFLYTHFEDICEIMKAYDVSFSLGDGLRPGSIADANDEAQFGELETLGELTKIAWKHDVQCMIEGPGHVPMQLIKENMDKQLECCDEAPFYTLGPLTTDIAPGYDHITSGIGAAMIGWFGCAMLCYVTPKEHLGLPNKDDVKTGIITYKIAAHAADLAKGHPGAQIRDNALSKARFEFRWEDQFNLGLDPDTARSYHDETLPKDSAKVAHFCSMCGPKFCSMKITQEVREYAANQRIEAVDVDVAQGMAEQAERFKQEGSQLYQKV; this is translated from the coding sequence ATGACCACAAAAGCAAAAATCGCCACCAACCTGAGTGACTCGGCCAAGGTCGATCAGCAGTCGGTTCAGCCGTTTACCCGCTCGAAAAAAATCTACGTTCAGGGCAGCCGTCCCGACATCCTCGTGCCGATGCGCGAAATCAGCCTCGACGTGACGCCGACCGACTTCGGCGGCGAGGTCAACGCACCGGTCACGGTCTACGACACTTCCGGCCCGTACACCGACCCCAACGTCATCATCGACGTGCGCAAAGGCCTGGCCGACGTGCGTTCGCCATGGATCGAAGCCCGTGGCGACACCGAACGCCTGAGCGGTCTGAGCTCGAATTTCGGCCAGGAACGCCTCGCCGATCCGGAACTGACCAAGCTGCGGTTTGCCCACGTCAACAACCCGCGTCGCGCCAAGGCCGGCGCCAACGTCACCCAGATGCACTACGCCCGCCAAGGCATCATCACCGCCGAGATGGAATACGTCGCCATCCGCGAAAACATGAAGCTGGAAGTGGCCCGCGCCGCCGGCCTGCTGGATCAGCAACACGCCGGTCACAGCTTCGGCGCCAGCGTGCCGAAAATCATCACCCCCGAATTCGTCCGTGACGAGATCGCCCGCGGCCGCGCGATCATTCCGGCCAACATCAACCACACCGAACTGGAACCGATGATCATCGGCCGTAACTTCCTGGTGAAGATCAACGGCAACATCGGCAACAGCGCCCTGGGTTCGTCCATCGAAGAAGAAGTGGCGAAACTGACCTGGGGCATTCGCTGGGGTTCGGACACGGTCATGGACCTGTCCACCGGCAAGCACATTCACGAAACCCGCGAGTGGATCATCCGCAACTCGCCGGTGCCGATTGGCACTGTGCCGATCTACCAGGCCCTGGAAAAGGTTAATGGCGTCGCCGAGGATCTGACCTGGGAGCTGTTCCGCGACACGTTGATCGAACAGGCCGAGCAGGGCGTCGACTATTTCACCATCCACGCCGGCGTATTGCTGCGCTACGTACCGATGACCGCCAAGCGCGTGACCGGCATCGTTTCCCGAGGTGGTTCGATCATGGCCAAGTGGTGCCTGGCGCATCACAAGGAAAACTTCCTCTACACCCATTTCGAAGACATCTGCGAAATCATGAAGGCCTATGACGTCAGCTTCTCGCTGGGCGATGGCCTGCGTCCGGGATCGATTGCCGATGCCAACGACGAAGCGCAGTTCGGCGAGCTGGAGACCCTCGGCGAGCTGACCAAGATTGCCTGGAAGCATGATGTGCAGTGCATGATCGAAGGCCCGGGCCACGTGCCGATGCAGTTGATCAAGGAGAACATGGACAAGCAGCTGGAGTGCTGCGACGAAGCGCCGTTCTACACCCTCGGCCCACTGACGACCGACATTGCGCCGGGCTACGACCACATCACCTCCGGCATCGGTGCGGCAATGATCGGCTGGTTCGGTTGCGCCATGCTCTGCTACGTGACGCCGAAGGAACACCTGGGCTTGCCGAACAAGGATGACGTGAAGACCGGGATCATCACCTACAAGATCGCCGCCCATGCCGCCGATCTGGCCAAAGGGCATCCGGGCGCGCAGATCCGCGACAATGCCCTGAGCAAGGCGCGCTTCGAATTCCGTTGGGAAGACCAGTTCAACCTGGGCCTGGATCCGGACACCGCCCGTTCGTATCACGATGAAACCCTGCCGAAGGATTCGGCCAAGGTCGCGCACTTCTGTTCCATGTGCGGGCCGAAATTCTGCTCGATGAAAATCACCCAGGAAGTGCGTGAGTACGCGGCCAACCAGCGGATCGAAGCGGTGGACGTGGACGTCGCCCAGGGCATGGCCGAACAGGCCGAGCGCTTCAAGCAGGAAGGCAGTCAGCTGTACCAGAAAGTTTGA
- the cytX gene encoding putative hydroxymethylpyrimidine transporter CytX — protein MSIQPSTYSPDIAVPTEKRVFGGRDLFSLWFSLGIGLMVLQTGALLAPGLGLSGSLLAIFLGTLVGVLLLAAVGVIGSDTGLSSMAALKLSLGAKGASLPAVLNLLQLIGWGSFEIIVMRDAASLLGARAFSEGSLLSNPMLWTLFFGALATLLAVSGPLTFVRQILRKWGIWLLLAACTWLTWNLFAKADLAALWAQAGDGSMPFAVGFDIAIAMPLSWLPLIADYSRFGKRAKNVFGGTAIGFFIGNFWLMSLGVAYTLAFAPSGEVNALLLALAGAGLGIPLLLILLDESENAFADIHSAAVSSGILLRMKVEHLALAIGVVCTLIALLAPLAQYQNFLLLIGSVFAPLFGVVLVDHFILRKRSGQVASAALRWPALLAWLGGISTYHLLANLYPDVGATLPALVLAGLLQLVLGRTFSYGRETARA, from the coding sequence TTGAGCATTCAACCCAGCACGTATTCACCCGATATCGCAGTGCCAACCGAAAAACGTGTGTTCGGCGGCCGCGATCTGTTTTCCCTGTGGTTCTCCCTTGGCATCGGCCTGATGGTCCTGCAGACCGGTGCCTTGCTCGCACCCGGCCTTGGCCTGTCCGGATCGTTGCTGGCGATTTTCCTCGGCACGCTGGTCGGCGTTCTGTTGCTGGCCGCGGTCGGCGTGATCGGCAGCGACACCGGCCTGTCGTCGATGGCCGCGCTCAAGCTCAGCCTCGGTGCCAAGGGCGCGAGCCTGCCGGCGGTGCTGAACCTGCTGCAACTGATCGGTTGGGGCTCGTTCGAAATCATCGTCATGCGCGACGCCGCCAGTCTGTTGGGCGCCCGTGCCTTCAGCGAAGGCAGTCTGCTGTCCAATCCAATGCTGTGGACGTTGTTCTTCGGTGCATTGGCGACCCTGCTCGCCGTCAGCGGTCCGTTGACGTTCGTGCGGCAGATCCTGCGCAAGTGGGGCATCTGGCTGCTGTTGGCCGCCTGCACCTGGCTGACCTGGAACCTGTTTGCCAAGGCTGACCTGGCCGCGTTGTGGGCCCAGGCCGGTGACGGCTCGATGCCGTTCGCCGTGGGTTTCGACATCGCCATCGCCATGCCGCTGTCGTGGCTACCGCTGATTGCCGACTACTCGCGTTTCGGCAAGCGCGCGAAAAACGTCTTCGGTGGCACCGCCATCGGCTTCTTTATCGGCAATTTCTGGCTGATGAGCCTGGGTGTGGCCTACACCCTGGCGTTCGCGCCGAGTGGTGAAGTCAATGCCTTGCTGTTGGCCCTGGCCGGTGCGGGCCTCGGGATTCCGCTGCTGCTGATTCTGCTCGATGAGTCGGAAAACGCCTTTGCCGATATTCACTCGGCGGCGGTGTCCAGCGGGATTCTGTTGCGCATGAAGGTCGAGCACCTGGCGCTGGCGATTGGCGTGGTCTGCACCTTGATCGCTTTGCTGGCGCCTTTGGCTCAGTACCAGAACTTCCTGCTGTTGATCGGTTCGGTGTTTGCGCCGCTGTTCGGCGTGGTGCTGGTGGATCACTTCATCCTGCGCAAGCGCAGTGGCCAGGTGGCGTCAGCCGCATTGCGCTGGCCGGCGCTGCTCGCCTGGCTGGGCGGGATCAGCACCTATCATCTGTTGGCCAACCTGTACCCGGACGTCGGTGCAACCCTGCCGGCGCTGGTCCTGGCAGGGCTGTTGCAACTGGTGCTGGGTCGTACCTTCAGCTACGGCCGGGAAACAGCTCGGGCTTGA
- a CDS encoding RsiV family protein: MSLFKMASAAAIALTLGACQSLFQPNYRVPLETTRDASEQLKPGCANQDCPLVNIDTVHFPTEPALDGIIEKRLLQMTRTSPDSPAAPTLAAYREQFLRNAGPRNSSYLQSKVREQHDGLVIVELSSYLDTGGAHGMPGRGFINYSRQEHRVLTLSDMLVPGQEEAFWKAAQVAHNSWLISTKLDQEPEFVKNWPFQKTQNVALTYGGVILKYDTTTIAPYALGHVELKIPYPRLNGILKPELFPGRS; this comes from the coding sequence ATGTCGCTTTTTAAAATGGCCTCCGCGGCCGCTATCGCCCTGACCCTGGGTGCCTGCCAGAGCCTGTTCCAACCCAACTATCGTGTGCCGCTGGAGACAACCCGTGACGCCAGCGAACAGCTCAAGCCAGGTTGCGCGAACCAGGACTGCCCGCTGGTGAACATCGACACTGTGCACTTTCCCACCGAGCCTGCGCTGGACGGCATCATCGAAAAACGCCTGCTGCAAATGACCCGCACCTCCCCCGACAGCCCGGCCGCGCCAACGCTGGCCGCTTACCGCGAGCAGTTCTTGCGCAACGCAGGTCCCCGCAACAGCAGCTATCTGCAATCGAAGGTACGCGAGCAGCATGACGGCTTGGTGATCGTCGAATTGTCCAGCTACCTGGACACCGGTGGTGCCCATGGCATGCCGGGTCGAGGCTTCATCAACTATTCACGCCAGGAACACCGGGTGCTGACGCTGTCGGACATGCTGGTGCCGGGGCAGGAAGAAGCGTTCTGGAAAGCCGCGCAGGTCGCCCACAACAGCTGGCTGATCAGCACCAAGCTCGATCAGGAACCGGAGTTCGTCAAGAACTGGCCGTTCCAGAAAACCCAGAACGTGGCGCTGACCTATGGCGGGGTGATCCTCAAGTACGACACCACCACCATCGCGCCTTACGCGCTGGGCCATGTCGAACTGAAGATCCCCTACCCTCGCCTCAATGGCATTCTCAAGCCCGAGCTGTTTCCCGGCCGTAGCTGA
- a CDS encoding NUDIX domain-containing protein gives MTDFAHTIPTAVDIVRREKCFEGFYKLDRVHLRHELFSGGMSREINRELFVRHDAVCVLPYDPQRDEVVLLEQFRVGALGKTDNPWLVELVAGLIDRDEQPEEVARREGQEEAGVVFGALWPMTKYFPSPGGSDEFVHLYLGRCETTGVGGLHGLEEEAEDIRVTVWAFDDALQAVRDGRIANAATIIALQWLALNRVEVRGLWS, from the coding sequence ATGACCGATTTTGCCCATACCATTCCGACCGCCGTCGATATCGTTCGGCGCGAAAAGTGCTTCGAGGGCTTCTACAAGCTCGATCGCGTGCACTTGCGTCACGAATTGTTCTCCGGTGGCATGAGTCGTGAAATCAACCGTGAGCTGTTTGTTCGCCACGATGCGGTATGTGTGCTGCCTTACGATCCGCAGCGCGACGAAGTGGTGCTGCTCGAGCAGTTTCGCGTCGGTGCCCTGGGCAAGACCGACAATCCCTGGCTGGTCGAACTGGTCGCTGGTCTGATCGACCGGGATGAACAACCGGAAGAAGTTGCTCGCCGCGAAGGGCAGGAGGAAGCTGGGGTTGTATTCGGGGCACTGTGGCCGATGACCAAGTATTTTCCATCGCCCGGTGGCAGTGATGAATTCGTCCACCTGTACCTGGGGCGTTGCGAGACAACCGGGGTCGGCGGCCTGCATGGGCTGGAGGAAGAGGCAGAAGATATCCGCGTCACGGTGTGGGCCTTTGATGATGCCCTGCAAGCCGTACGCGACGGGCGTATTGCCAACGCGGCCACGATCATTGCCTTGCAATGGCTGGCTTTGAACCGCGTTGAAGTGAGGGGGTTATGGTCGTAA
- a CDS encoding DUF1249 domain-containing protein, which yields MVVNKLRDRYRVDLAGLQASCEANYARLMRLLPDMRSEPAARRIAVTHGDQMLGVLALEVLQVCPYTTTLQVRQEHSLPWLPVPQLEVQVYHDACMAEVVSAEHARRFRGIYPYPNAFMHQPDEKAQLNMFLGEWLSHCLALGHEYEVVR from the coding sequence ATGGTCGTAAACAAGCTGCGCGATCGCTATCGGGTGGATCTGGCAGGGCTGCAAGCGTCCTGCGAGGCGAATTACGCGCGCCTGATGCGACTGTTGCCGGACATGCGCAGCGAGCCAGCGGCGCGGCGCATTGCCGTGACCCATGGCGACCAGATGCTCGGGGTGCTGGCGCTGGAAGTGCTGCAGGTCTGTCCCTACACCACCACCCTGCAAGTGCGCCAGGAGCACAGCCTGCCGTGGTTGCCGGTGCCGCAACTGGAAGTGCAGGTCTATCACGACGCCTGCATGGCCGAAGTGGTCAGCGCCGAACATGCCCGGCGCTTTCGCGGCATCTACCCGTACCCGAACGCCTTCATGCACCAGCCTGATGAAAAGGCCCAATTGAACATGTTCCTGGGTGAGTGGCTGAGCCATTGTCTGGCGTTGGGGCATGAGTACGAAGTAGTACGTTAA
- the cpdA gene encoding 3',5'-cyclic-AMP phosphodiesterase yields the protein MPSVSTLTAADPALLVQLSDSHLFAEADGALLGMKTRESLQKVIELVRAQQPRIDLILATGDLSQDGTLESYQQFRDATRQLDAPTRWIPGNHDEPLIMAEAAVESALLESVVDIGNWRVTLLDSAVPGSVPGYLRDDQLQLLARSLSEAPQRHHLVCFHHHPVSIGCAWMEPIGLRNPDALFAVLDRFPQVRAVLWGHVHQEIDQFRNDVRLMASPSTCIQFEPGSEDFKVGEQAPGYRWLRLLPDGRLETGVERVTGFDFQVDYGSNGY from the coding sequence TTGCCGAGCGTATCCACATTGACCGCCGCCGATCCGGCGCTGCTGGTGCAACTCTCCGACAGCCACCTGTTTGCCGAGGCAGACGGTGCGCTATTGGGCATGAAAACCCGCGAGAGCCTGCAGAAAGTCATCGAACTGGTGCGTGCGCAGCAGCCACGGATCGATCTGATCCTGGCCACCGGTGACCTGTCCCAGGACGGCACGCTGGAGTCTTACCAGCAATTTCGCGACGCGACCCGGCAGCTCGATGCGCCGACGCGCTGGATTCCCGGTAATCACGACGAGCCGTTGATCATGGCCGAAGCTGCCGTGGAGAGTGCGTTGCTGGAGTCGGTGGTGGACATTGGCAACTGGCGCGTCACCTTGCTTGATTCGGCGGTGCCAGGCTCGGTGCCGGGGTATTTGCGCGACGACCAGTTGCAACTGCTGGCCCGTTCGTTGAGCGAGGCGCCGCAGCGCCATCATCTGGTGTGTTTCCATCACCATCCGGTGTCCATCGGTTGTGCCTGGATGGAGCCGATCGGGCTGCGCAATCCCGACGCGCTGTTCGCGGTGCTGGATCGTTTTCCACAGGTGCGCGCCGTGCTCTGGGGGCATGTGCATCAGGAAATCGATCAGTTTCGCAACGATGTGCGCCTGATGGCTTCGCCTTCGACCTGCATTCAGTTCGAGCCGGGTAGCGAGGACTTCAAGGTCGGGGAACAGGCGCCGGGTTATCGCTGGTTGCGGTTGTTGCCGGATGGGCGACTGGAAACCGGTGTGGAGCGGGTCACCGGGTTCGATTTCCAGGTCGATTACGGCTCCAACGGCTACTGA
- a CDS encoding YqiA/YcfP family alpha/beta fold hydrolase, which translates to MSGSILYIHGFNSAPASKKATVLSEVMGRLGLSDHLRVPALHHHPREAIGQLERAIAELDRPLLVGSSLGGYYATHLAERHGLKALLINPAVSPHRMFDGFLGTQKNLYTDETWELTHDHVTALAELEVPAPQDPHRYQVWLQTGDETLDYRLAQQYYRACALRIQAGGDHSFQGFATQIPAMLSFAGIGADLYQAIDFTTL; encoded by the coding sequence ATGTCCGGCTCGATCCTCTACATCCACGGTTTCAACAGCGCGCCCGCCTCGAAAAAGGCCACGGTGTTGAGCGAAGTGATGGGACGCCTGGGCCTGAGCGATCATCTGCGCGTCCCGGCCTTGCATCACCATCCCCGCGAGGCCATTGGCCAGCTGGAGCGGGCGATTGCCGAGCTCGATCGGCCATTGCTGGTCGGCAGCTCGCTCGGCGGCTACTATGCGACTCATCTGGCCGAGCGTCATGGCTTGAAAGCCCTGTTGATCAACCCTGCTGTCAGTCCGCACCGGATGTTCGACGGATTCCTGGGAACACAGAAAAACCTGTATACCGATGAGACCTGGGAACTGACCCACGACCATGTGACGGCCCTGGCCGAGCTGGAAGTGCCGGCGCCGCAGGACCCGCATCGTTATCAGGTGTGGTTGCAGACCGGGGACGAAACGCTGGATTATCGCCTCGCCCAGCAGTATTACCGGGCCTGTGCCTTGCGTATCCAGGCGGGCGGTGACCATAGTTTCCAGGGGTTCGCCACACAGATCCCGGCGATGCTGAGTTTTGCCGGCATTGGTGCGGACCTGTATCAGGCTATTGATTTCACGACACTGTGA
- the parE gene encoding DNA topoisomerase IV subunit B, producing MATPSASSYNADAIEVLSGLDPVRKRPGMYTDTSRPNHLAQEVIDNSVDEALAGHAKSVQVILHADHSLEVCDDGRGMPVDIHPEEGVSGVELILTKLHAGGKFSNKNYQFSGGLHGVGISVVNALSTQVRVRVKRDGNEYQMTFADGFKATELEVVGTVGKRNTGTSVYFAPDPKYFDSPKFSISRLKHVLKAKAVLCPGLLVSFEDKATGEKVEWHYEDGLRSYLVDAVSGFERLPDEPFCGSLAGNKEAVDWALLWLPEGGDAVQESYVNLIPTAQGGTHVNGLRQGLLDAMREFCEFRNLLPRGVKLAPEDVWERIAFVLSMKMQEPQFSGQTKERLSSREAAAFVSGVVKDAFSLWLNAHPETGLALAELAINNAGRRLKASKKVERKRITQGPALPGKLADCAGQDPMRSELFLVEGDSAGGSAKQARDKEFQAILPLRGKILNTWEVDGSEVLASQEVHNIAVAIGVDPGAEDMSQLRYGKICILADADSDGLHIATLLCALFVQHFRALVEAGHVYVAMPPLYRIDLGKEIYYALDEAERDGILDRLVAEKKRGKPQVTRFKGLGEMNPPQLRETTMDPNTRRLVQLTLGEDFATTSEMMDMLLAKKRAGDRKTWLESKGNLAEVLS from the coding sequence ATGGCCACTCCCAGCGCTAGCTCTTATAACGCCGACGCCATCGAAGTCCTCTCGGGCCTCGACCCGGTGCGCAAGCGCCCCGGCATGTACACCGACACCAGTCGCCCGAACCACCTCGCCCAGGAAGTCATCGACAACAGTGTCGACGAAGCCTTGGCCGGGCATGCCAAATCGGTGCAGGTCATCCTGCACGCCGACCACTCGCTGGAAGTCTGTGACGATGGTCGTGGCATGCCGGTGGACATTCACCCCGAAGAAGGTGTGTCGGGCGTCGAGCTGATCCTCACCAAGCTCCACGCGGGCGGTAAATTCTCCAACAAGAACTACCAGTTCTCCGGCGGTCTGCACGGGGTGGGTATTTCCGTGGTCAACGCCCTGTCGACGCAAGTGCGGGTGCGGGTCAAGCGCGACGGCAATGAATACCAGATGACCTTCGCCGATGGCTTCAAGGCCACCGAGCTGGAAGTCGTTGGTACTGTCGGCAAGCGCAACACCGGCACCAGCGTGTACTTCGCCCCAGACCCGAAATACTTCGATTCACCGAAATTCTCCATCAGCCGCCTCAAGCACGTGCTCAAGGCCAAGGCCGTGCTGTGCCCGGGGCTGCTGGTCAGTTTTGAGGACAAGGCCACCGGCGAGAAAGTCGAATGGCATTACGAAGACGGCCTGCGTTCCTATCTGGTCGACGCCGTCAGCGGGTTCGAGCGCCTGCCGGACGAGCCATTCTGCGGCAGCCTGGCCGGTAACAAGGAAGCGGTGGACTGGGCGCTGCTGTGGTTGCCCGAAGGTGGCGACGCAGTGCAGGAAAGTTACGTCAACCTGATCCCGACCGCCCAGGGTGGTACCCATGTCAACGGCCTGCGTCAGGGCTTGCTCGATGCCATGCGCGAGTTCTGCGAGTTCCGCAACCTGCTGCCGCGTGGCGTGAAGCTGGCGCCGGAAGACGTCTGGGAGCGCATCGCGTTCGTGCTGTCGATGAAGATGCAGGAGCCGCAATTCTCCGGCCAGACCAAGGAACGCCTGTCCTCCCGTGAAGCGGCGGCGTTCGTCTCCGGTGTGGTCAAGGATGCCTTCAGCCTGTGGCTCAACGCCCACCCGGAAACCGGCCTGGCGCTGGCCGAACTGGCGATCAACAACGCCGGTCGTCGCCTGAAGGCCAGCAAGAAAGTCGAGCGCAAGCGCATCACCCAGGGGCCGGCGTTACCGGGCAAACTCGCCGACTGCGCCGGGCAGGACCCGATGCGTTCCGAGCTGTTCCTGGTGGAAGGTGACTCCGCCGGCGGTTCGGCCAAGCAAGCGCGGGACAAAGAGTTCCAAGCGATCCTGCCGTTGCGCGGCAAGATCCTCAATACTTGGGAAGTCGACGGCAGCGAAGTACTGGCCAGCCAGGAAGTGCACAACATTGCCGTGGCCATTGGCGTCGATCCGGGCGCCGAGGACATGAGCCAGCTGCGCTACGGCAAGATCTGCATTCTCGCCGACGCCGACTCCGACGGCCTGCACATCGCGACCTTGCTCTGTGCATTGTTCGTCCAGCACTTCCGCGCGCTGGTGGAGGCCGGTCACGTCTACGTCGCCATGCCGCCGCTGTACCGCATCGACCTGGGCAAGGAAATCTACTACGCCCTGGACGAAGCCGAGCGCGATGGCATCCTCGACCGTCTGGTCGCCGAGAAGAAACGCGGCAAGCCACAGGTCACCCGATTCAAGGGCCTGGGCGAAATGAACCCGCCGCAGCTGCGTGAAACCACCATGGATCCGAACACCCGTCGCCTGGTGCAACTGACCCTGGGCGAAGATTTCGCCACGACCTCGGAAATGATGGACATGCTGCTGGCGAAAAAACGTGCAGGTGACCGCAAGACCTGGCTGGAGTCCAAGGGCAACCTGGCCGAGGTGCTGAGCTGA
- a CDS encoding esterase-like activity of phytase family protein, whose product MRQGFALACALLLTSITVSAEPAPQLRLLSEHAVEGMRGGNLSGLAQCGKELWAVSDRDDDQIYRLETGDGVWHAETVGIGVPPVPDSGLPWGLRARAWVASFVRGGDLDFEGITCDSAGNRYVVSEAHAAVLQIPPTGPTSWLKISPLMVREARARGMLLNFNAVFEGLAVSPEGDKLWLAAERESRGLLLIKRKQTVWDCDGGCVLLSEAGKEMQPAQFPKAKPMPKDFADLSLYNGKLFTLERNAYEICRRDAETAKVERCWSYAEDALQENRRYPQPFGLAEALVIDDEGAWIGIDNNNDARADGEVRPIVWRFAAPEGGWSAKP is encoded by the coding sequence ATGCGTCAGGGCTTTGCCCTGGCGTGTGCGTTGCTGCTGACCTCGATCACGGTCTCTGCCGAACCGGCACCCCAACTGCGACTGTTGTCCGAGCATGCCGTCGAAGGCATGCGCGGCGGCAACCTGTCGGGACTGGCTCAGTGCGGCAAGGAGCTGTGGGCGGTTTCCGACCGTGACGATGACCAGATCTATCGCCTCGAAACCGGCGACGGCGTCTGGCACGCCGAAACGGTCGGCATCGGCGTGCCTCCCGTGCCGGACAGCGGTTTGCCCTGGGGGCTGCGCGCCCGTGCCTGGGTCGCGTCATTTGTGCGGGGCGGCGATCTGGATTTCGAAGGCATCACCTGCGACAGCGCCGGCAATCGCTATGTCGTCAGCGAGGCTCACGCCGCCGTGTTGCAGATTCCGCCAACGGGGCCGACGTCCTGGCTGAAGATTTCCCCGCTCATGGTGCGTGAAGCACGGGCCAGGGGCATGTTGTTGAACTTCAATGCGGTGTTCGAAGGCCTGGCGGTCAGTCCGGAAGGTGACAAGTTGTGGCTGGCTGCCGAGCGCGAGAGTCGCGGATTGTTGCTGATCAAGCGCAAGCAGACGGTCTGGGATTGCGACGGTGGCTGTGTGCTGCTGAGCGAAGCCGGTAAGGAAATGCAGCCCGCGCAGTTTCCCAAGGCCAAACCGATGCCCAAGGATTTCGCCGATCTGTCGCTGTACAACGGCAAGCTGTTTACCCTCGAACGTAATGCCTACGAAATTTGCCGCCGTGACGCGGAAACGGCCAAGGTCGAGCGCTGCTGGTCGTATGCCGAAGACGCGTTGCAGGAAAATCGGCGTTACCCGCAACCCTTCGGGTTGGCGGAAGCCCTGGTGATCGACGACGAAGGCGCCTGGATCGGCATCGACAACAACAATGATGCCCGCGCCGATGGTGAGGTACGTCCGATCGTCTGGCGCTTCGCCGCGCCTGAGGGTGGCTGGAGCGCCAAACCGTGA